The genomic stretch ATCCGGCGTCTTTCCTAACATGGTCGTCCAGATGATCAATGTCGGTGAATCGGTCGGTGCCCTTGATGCGATGCTTGAGAAAATTGCTGATTTTTATGATGAAGAGGTTGACCAGGCAGTAGAAAATCTGACCGCCATGATTGAACCCTTTATGATGGTTTTTTTAGGTGGAACAATCGGTGGCCTAGTTATCGCCATGTATCTTCCTATTTTCACAATGGCCGATGCTATCTAACCTTTGGCAAGCAAAAGAAGATAGCTAAAAAATAATGAGCATAGCTCCCCGTTACGACTAGATTATGATTGACATGCCTGTCAAATTTCGTATCATATAGTAGGTATCCTCTCCAAAATCCAGGGTAAAAAATGTTTAACGACATTATCCTGCATTACAAGTGGCTGAATTTATATGAAAAACAAATTACGCCAACGGAAACTACCCTGAGATTTGGAGAGGATACTATAATAGATTGAAAAATCAAGAGAAGCACTCAATTGATCCTGTGGAGGTCGTATAAAATGACATTAACAAAAGCAAACCTCGTGCAAGAGGTTTATCAGCAGCATCCTGGGCTGACAAAGGCCCAGGCAACGGATTCCGTAGAAACGTTTATTACTCTTGTTAAAGAGTCATTAATCGCTGGAGAAGATCTTCTTCTGAGTGGATTCGGCAAGTTCAACGTTAAGGACAAACGCCCGAGAAGAGGTCGCAATCCTCAAACAGGCGACGAGTTGATCCTTGATGCGAGGCGGGTAATTACATTTAAGCCCTCTGGTATTCTCAGAAACAAGATCAACGGATAAGGTTTCACCTCTTCGGTTGTTCAGTTTAACCGATGATGAATCGAGACGTCCTTCATTGTGACGTCTCGATTTATTTTTTCTTTTCCCCCTCCCTCTCCCTCATTTTTATTTTTTCTAACATATAGGCAAAAGTGAAAAACGCAACGCCCTGCTATCGTCAAGTAAGGTTACAGGATATTAATCTGACCGACAGGAGTTACACCCTCAATCCTTTCTCACAAGGACCCGAGCAAGAATTACTGCAAAATATAAGAAACTTCGGGATACTCCAACCACCACTCTTATTAGAAAAAAAGGATCATACACTCACTGTTCTCTCAGGGAGAAGACGTATAGAGGCCTATCTTCAGATCGACGATATCCAGGAATGCCAGCCAGATAAAGTAGACTGCCATCTCACCGCTCTTATCATCCCTTTCCGCGAAGAGAAGCTAGAGAATCAGCGCCACCTGTTTACGACCTTATTGCAGCATCAGCTACTGAGTGGAAGCTTGACAGTGATTGAGCAGGCAATATTTTTTCAGAAAGCTACGCTGGTCCTTGAGGAACAGGAGATACTTGTCTTGCTTCCGATGCTAGGTCTTAAGGCCAAGCCTCATATACC from Candidatus Electrothrix communis encodes the following:
- a CDS encoding integration host factor subunit alpha, with amino-acid sequence MTLTKANLVQEVYQQHPGLTKAQATDSVETFITLVKESLIAGEDLLLSGFGKFNVKDKRPRRGRNPQTGDELILDARRVITFKPSGILRNKING